A genomic window from Salvelinus namaycush isolate Seneca chromosome 5, SaNama_1.0, whole genome shotgun sequence includes:
- the cnr2 gene encoding cannabinoid receptor 2, whose translation VPVSTVNRSCADLKCYMVLFEVEKTAIGSICFLAGPFTFLENALVLGVIAATAALRQRPSYLFIGSLALADVFASCFFTTSFLDFHLFHRLDGPIAYLFKLGGVTMAFTGSVGSLLLTALDRYLCIHQASSYKVVLTRRRALLALLALWSATILISFLPLMGWRCPTGLSPPCSRLFPYIDHRYLACWVSFILVLLSLILSAYALILWRANRHESSMTGLQGAPTGGQARMRLDIRLARTLGLILLIMVGCWLPTLSFMLADVSVQLTHAQQRAFAFCSTMCLVNSAVNPLLYALRCRELRVALMRLLGGLSEGLGCCQRHVGVDSTTTLPLGEGNSCSAHSESEAPRLVSCRPNTVSEMVGKQQLDMTGK comes from the coding sequence GTTCCTGTGTCAACAGTCAACCGGTCCTGTGCGGACCTGAAGTGCTATATGGTTCTGTTCGAGGTGGAGAAGACAGCCATCGGCTCCATCTGTTTCCTGGCCGGACCCTTCACTTTCCTGGAGAATGCTTTGGTCCTGGGTGTGATCGCTGCCACGGCCGCCCTGCGCCAGCGTCCCTCCTACCTCTTCATCGGCAGCCTGGCCCTGGCCGACGTCTTTGCCAGCTGCTTCTTCACCACCAGCTTCCTGGACTTCCACCTGTTCCACCGCCTTGACGGCCCCATCGCCTACCTCTTCAAGCTGGGCGGGGTGACGATGGCTTTCACCGGCTCGGTGGGTAGTCTTCTGCTGACTGCTCTGGACCGCTATCTGTGTATACATCAGGCGTCGAGTTATAAAGTGGTGTTGACGCGCCGCAGGGCCCTGTTGGCTCTCCTTGCCCTGTGGAGCGCCACCATCCtcatctccttcctccctctgATGGGCTGGAGGTGCCCCACAGGGCTCAGCCCGCCCTGCTCGCGCCTCTTCCCATACATCGACCACCGCTACCTGGCCTGCTGGGTCAGCTTCATCCTGGTGCTGCTGTCACTCATCCTGAGCGCCTACGCCCTGATCCTGTGGAGGGCCAATCGGCATGAGTCCTCCATGACGGGCCTCCAGGGGGCGCCTACCGGTGGTCAGGCCCGCATGCGGCTGGACATCCGATTGGCACGTACCCTGGGCCTGATTCTGCTCATCATGGTGGGCTGTTGGCTGCCGACCCTCTCCTTCATGTTGGCAGATGTCTCGGTGCAGCTCACACACGCCCAGCAGAGGGCCTTTGCTTTCTGCAGCACCATGTGCCTGGTCAACTCAGCCGTCAACCCACTGCTGTATGCCCTGCGCTGCCGGGAGCTGAGGGTGGCACTGATGCGGCTGTTGGGGGGCCTGAGTGAGGGGCTGGGGTGCTGCCAGAGGCACGTGGGGGTAGACTCGACCACTACCCTTCCCTTAGGCGAGGGCAACAGCTGTAGCGCGCACTCCGAGAGTGAGGCGCCCAGACTCGTTAGCTGCCGACCGAACACAGTCTCAGAAATGGTTGGCAAGCAGCAGCTGGACATGACTGGAAAATGA